GACACCCTCATTCACTCAATCTTCCTTAATTCCCCTCCCTGGCCAAGTTGAGAGACTCTGACTCTGTTGGTTGGACGTAACATCTTGCTGTACACAGGGAGGGCCTGACCCCTTTATCTGCACAAAGTgtgggttagaatcatagaatatcagggttggaatggacctcaggaggtcatctagtccaaccccctgctcaaagcagggccaatccccaattttttccccccagatccccaaatggccccctcaaggattgaattcataaccttgggtttagcaggccaatgctcaaaccactgagctatccctccccagctTGCTTGAGGTGCTTGCACCATCCATCTGGTATCAGTGGGAGCAACTGCCTGGAGGTCTTACTGAGAACAGCACATGCAGGAAGAAGTTGATAGAGCAGCAAATCTTCAGCTACCTGCACATTTCATGCCACCCACAGTCCTGGCTATCAGTCAGGACTGAAACTGCATGGATGGGTTTCCAAAATCTGGGATAGTTTGGGTCAATCTGAGACTGTCGCCTGCTCTTCCCACATCTGACTCCTCAAATAGGAAGCTGTCATAGTCAAAATCAAATTGGATGCAAGGGAACAAGCTGGAGAATCCTCCCTTCTTGCGGTGGTTGATACACTGCAAGATCACAGCTTGATGCATGTTTTTTTCTTGAGTAGAGCAGTTCAGAGACATCAGCCACTGAGGCAGGAAAGAGAAGAGTCACTGTCTTTCAGCAAAATAATACTAAAGAAACTAAACTCTTTGTGTCTGTAAGACTCCATTAAGTACTAGGAGAGTTTTCTGATTCTGTTTCCAAGACCACATAAGTGTCTCTCATAAGAGAGTTGTGAAATTTTCTGTGTGTCACAAGTGAAAGAGATAATAATCTTTTCCCTTCAAAAGAACAAtgatacagaaaaaaaatccataaagaATAAAAAAGCTGGGCCCATTTTCACGTCTCAGCATAGCAGCCTGCCAGCTCCCAGCACGGGAAACATGTACAGCCCAGACCACTCAGTGCTGCTCCTAACCATCTTAATGCTATTCAGGATGCTGATTATTTGTCCACCTCTAGTTCCTTTTAGCCAAGGATCTCTAAAGCTACAATCCTGCCATGAGCTCAGTTTTATAAACACCAATTTAGCCTCTCTTCACCCTGTAACCTTCGCTCTGTTTTATGCATGGAAAACCAGGGCTCTGGGAAGTCATTTGCCCAAGATTTCATAGCAGGTCCatgtcagagctgggactagaacccaggagtcctgactccaccCCCTaatccaggggtctcaaacacatggcccGTGGGCTGCATATGGCCcacggagttatttcctgcagcccgccataggcgccgactccatcgGTAGCCAAactcccctcaccctccacctccccgagcACGCCACGTCCCCGCTCccctgcctacctcccagtgcttcccgccaccaaacaggtgtttggcggtgcttaggacttcccaagaaggatggggaggaggcggagaagaggcggggccggggcggggatttggggaaggggttggaataggggcaggaagggggcagagttggggtggggactttggggaaggggttggaatggaggcggggaaggggtgggaagaggcagggcaggggcagggcctcggcctcatggaaggggtggagtgggggcggggccaggggcagagggggggggCTTTAACCGAAGTAATTCtgaaagatgaagtgagctgtagcccacggacgcttctgcccaaataaattcgttagtctctaaggtgtcacaagtaggCCTCGTTCTTTCTGCTAAAAGTAAATGCGTGTTTTGTCGTTTGAGCGAGGTGCACAACTGAGTGTTTATATTTCACTAAAACCCCTCTTCGCACTGCAGGTTTTAAAAAGCGGCTACGAGCGTTGACTTTTAATAGCGCGCTGTGTTACtctccatttttttcatttttgacgaTACTTTGGTGTCGTATGACAAGGCGTCAGTGGTGCGGCCCGTGGGCGATGTACGAGTCCTCACGGGGCCCTCGTGGGGAGTTGAGTTTGAGATCCCGGCCCCAGCCTCAGCATCGGATCACGCTGcccctggagcagggaggagaacccaggagtcctggctccatcCCCCCTGCTCTCACGGCTGGACCATGcggcccttggggcagggactggaacccaggcgtcccgcAGCCTGGTGCCCCGCCCTTAGCCTCACCACCAGGCCCCGTGGACCCCCTGCCTTCACCCCATCCAAACAGCAGTGCaacgcccctccccccactgttcgcCCTACATCAAGTGTCAATAAAGTTATTGAAATTGAAAAAATAAACTAGAGGCCGCTTCACCTCTCGCGTCGCTCTCTCTCGCGAGAACTGATCAGCCCGCTCCGACGGACGCTCTCGCGAAAGTGCGAGAGGACTCGGTGGAAGTCTCGCGCGATCTCCCTGTGCCCGCGAGAAGTGGGGGGAAAATCCCGGTTCGGCCGCAGCTGCACGGGGAGCGGTGGGTTCGAGGCGGTTGTTTCCCTTGCTCTCAGGTGCAGAGCGGCGGCTTCCTGAGTCACTCCCGCCCCCGCGTGTGTTCATGGGCAGATTCGTCTCTCCCGGGGATGGAGGCGAATCTGCCGAAGCGGAAAGAAACGCGCAAGTCGCTGAGGATCAAAGTCATCTCCATGGGCAACGCCGAGGTGGGCAAGGTGAGGAGCCGTGGAAGCGAGATGGGGAGGGGATTGGCTCCGATGGGAGTGACTGACAAGCGGGCTGTTCAATCGGATGCCTTGCAGCCCTTCGGCCTTGAAGGAGGCAGCGGATTGGTTGAAAAGTTCGACTGACGTGCCGGTGAGTCAATCGAAACCCTTCTACGTTGGCCGTAAGCAGGTGGAGGCGGGGCATTTCCCAGTCGGACCTCCAGCATTGGCGGGGGAGCTTCTGAGGGGCGGTATACTAGGGGGCGGGGTGCTGACTCTGCCCTTTCATTGGACCAGCGGGCCCGGGACCGTTCCTTCTATGCCCCTCCCCCCTCGGGGGCGGGGCGTCCTGACGTCCCTGTTGGCCTGAGGGCTCGGCCCCGCCCCCCTGGTTGTGAAGGGGCGGGGCTGCTTCCTGAGCCTCCAGTCAGGGGGACTCTCCCTCGCTCAGAGCAGTACAGGGCCCATGACTCGCATTCTGGTGAGCCCAGCGCGGGGCCCTGGGCAGGGAGCCGGGCCCGCCCGAGCGGACTCCCCTGCCTGGGCGTCCCGGCCCCGCTGGGTGCCCTACGAGCATCTTCCAGCCATCAAAGTCATGAGTtgggccccccccgccccccagcaatCACGAGATTGGCCCCCaaatcactggattttttttttttaagtgtgttttTTTTAGGCCAGCGTCTTGATGTTTGAACGGCccgggccccggggggggggttgCTCCTGGGACAGTTAGTGCCGCCCGCTCTCCCGCATGTACAGGCTACGCGGATTTTGGGCCCccgctgcaggagctctcacccccacatccgCCCATCTCCTGCCCAGCAGTTAATCCTGTTCTCTAGGCCCCCATCAGTTCTGTCCTCGCCCAACCCCCCTGACTTCagtcccccagccctcctcatcaCCACCCCATCAGTTCAGCCCCCCTACCCCATcgacacacccccctccccccccccgccgccctcggTTCAtcctcccagcactcaccccgTCTGCTCAGAACCTACCATTGTACAGCCCCCACCCTCCTCACTtcagcccccaggccatagttcagCCCTCCcggcctcacctctgctcctcttcgggttctttgcccccccccccccccccccaaaatcctgacATTTGAGAGTTCTCTTCCCAAATCATGAGTCTGGattaattttacttagaaatcgCATCTCTCTTGATTAATTTGCGAGAGTTGGCATatctgtgtgtgtccctggcacTATGttccctagagcaggggttcccaaacccTTTTTTCCCTGAGGCTCACTTGTGCAGCTGCAGTAGGCATTGTGGCTCACCATTAACACTTCCCACTGCGTCCgggaggggagactgagggtAAAAGGGAACTTgcccaggagggggctgtgaCTCGAGCTGTTCAGGGGGGCGGATGAACCTTTAAactgtccccccccgcccccactatCAGTGTATACAGTTTGATATTGCCCCCTTCCACCTCACCTACGAGGCAGGCAGGCCATCATCCCCTCCTGCTGATCAGATGGGAAATCAGGCAAGGGGCTGCTGAGCATGCAGCCTGTTCTCCCCGAGCCGCCATGCATTCACCAGGGAGAGGGGCACCGCGGGACGTGCATGGCCTCTCGCGTCAGCAGGGACCAGGGCCAGCGAGAGGGGGAAGGGGCCAGGCAGGTGCCACAGCCAGCCCCCGCTGACATCCTCTGCCTCAGCAGCCTGCTGAATGCCTTGAGCTCCTGGCAGGCCTGCTCCAGTCACCTACCAGCACCCTAGGGCTCCTCGGAGGTACCTCCTGTCCAGGACCAAGGGAAAAGTTCAGGGGCTGCCAGTGCCAGGCAGAGGCAGGTGCTCAAGCTGGGCCCAGTCATTACTAATGACGGCCCAAACACGGCCTTGTCCAGGGGGAGGACAGAGCAGCACTGCTGAGCCCCAGTTCTTGGAGTGGCCATGGGGCCAATACTCCATGGGGCCTGATAACTATGGATCATGGGGTGCGGTGGTTCAGAGCGGGAATGGTCATGAACCCTCCAGCTGCCCTAGGAGCCACTGTCTCTTGCAGCCAGCCCCTTGTTCGCCTTCTGCCACCTGCTGGGGGCACTGGGCTCCTCTGGCCCTGGGTGGGTGCCATTGCCTGCCACCACTCCCATCACTGTCCACTTTGTAATGTCCTCACATGCCCCCCTCCTGCGTCTGAGAAGTTTCCCTTACTTGCTGGGTGGAGCAAAGTGGTGTTACTGAGAGCACATCTGGCATGTGTAGAGCTGGATTCTCCCTTCAAAGAAAGAGAGGAGAAGGAAGTAGCACCTTCCATGAGGGAATATGATCCAGGTGTTACCTTTGACTTTGCCTTGTCCCTTTGTTCCCATCTACGTTCTGTTGTGAAGATCTGCCAGTTTTATTTACTAAATAATTCCAAAATTTAGTCTCTTAAAATTACTGACACCACTAAGACTGCAATGTGTTCACTGTTGCTTTCTAAGCTCGATTGTTGTAACATCCTCTTTGCTGGCCTACTAGGGTCTACTACACCCAACCTACATGGCGTGAGGCACTCAGGGTGCAGCACAAGATGCAGAGTAGGTAGAATTCTCTGGGAACCTCTTTGATCTGTGAATTCGATTAAAGGCCTCATCCAAGGGACATTGCTGGGTGGGGTGCAGCAAGGTTGTGTGGTTTCCCTGCAACGCCCATCGAACGATCCATATGTCCTATCACGTGACCACACCACCCAAGCAACCCTGTGTATCGGATGCATTCCTTCTACCATATCCCTTATGTGGGGTATCCTCAGCGCCCCATCTCACCATCAAGTCAgatagattgtcagctctttctGTCTCGGGGTTTTGCACTGCCGCCCATCGCCACAGCATCTGAGCGCCTTCCATGGAAAATAGATCGGCAATAGCAAAGCCCCTAGTGGGCTTCATGCAGGCCCTGGCTCTTCTCCCTTCTTGAGGtataaaaactctgctcacaatCAGATGATTTATTTTGGTTGATTCGTTTGCTATGGGTCCCCCTTCGCCCTTCCAGGCCAGTGACTATGTCTTCACTTGTTGTGCAAAGTGCCATGAATGGGCACGGTGCCGTATACCAATAATGTGATCAATAATAATGTAAAATAACTTTTCCTGTGATATGGAGCGGACATGTTCGTACTcgcctctgtttttgttttagagCTGTATCATAAAGCGGTACTGTGAAAAGAGGTTTGTTCCCAAATACCTAGCGACAATAGGAATCGACTATGGCGTCACCAAGTAAGTACCCTTTTCTAGCTACTTTGACGGGTGGGCAACAATTGCAAGTGAAAAGCCATGTACCATGGTGGCTGTATACACGTGCTAGGGCTCACCAATCACTTACTGAAAAGAGCAGAAGTGAGTAAATGTAATATAAACTTGAGCATTAGAGGGCTCTTAAGAAAGAAGTCATGGCAAAACGACATGATCTCTTACGTTCCTATATGTATGTAATGTTGCTATCTACGACCTGCAAATGTGTAGCATAAAATATAGTGCCGGTTCAGTGTGGCCATGAAGACCGTATCTTCCTCTGTTGACTACTGAGTGATTTGTGGAGAGCAACATCGCTAGGGGCGTGGGGGCTTGAGTTATATTATTGATTAGGTACAACCATCTTAAGATTGAGTGATCATTTCTTTTCAATGCTTTGCTCCCTTTCTGGTTTGTACAGAAATCAAGAGGAGGGGGTTTCTTGTGCAGCTAAAGGTAATGGAAAGAGAGCAAGACATCTGGCTGGCTTTTGTCCCCTTTTGTTGACTGGCTACCATGCATGACAATTATTCGCCCACACAAGACCCCCTCTTGTATTTTTTATCAAGCTAAACTAGGGCAGTAAAAATGCCTTCGTCTTGCTGATactttgtctctttctctctgaagAACTGAACACCGTCAAATGGGAACTCTCTGGGAATCTCCTTGGGAGGGAGTTAGCTCTTTCATTGGTTCATGCTGTGTGAGCTTCATACCCCTTCTGAATGCTTCTTCTGTATCATTTCAGAGTGCAAATTAGAGATCGAGAGATTAAAGTGAACATCTTTGACATGGCTGGGCACCCCTTCTTCTATGAGGTAAGGGAGAGAGGGTTTCTTCTCTGCAGCATGGTTAGGAATTAAACTCAGTCTGTTCTGTCTCAGTGTGATTCTAGATTACTTCTGATCATATAGCTAGACATAAGCAGTAGGTAAGCAATGATAGGAGGCAGGTAGCAGAGAAGATCTGTAGGAAGCATAGATCAGCAGTTCGTACCCTGGCAGAGTGACTGCTTCGGGGGTTATAATTGTATTTCCTATATCCCATGTTAAAGTGTTGTGCTGTGCAAGTGACATACTATGAATGAGCTCACACCTATGGGGCAGACTGATAAATTTTGCTGCTTAAGCACATTTCCAGATTGCCTGTAGCATAAGTGTGGATACCGACATAAATCCATAACACTGCCCTCCATCACCTACCCAGCACTTGCCAATCTGTAGGGGTGTAATTGAGGCAGCAGGGTGTAGTGGACAAAGcatgggactgggaaccaggaactCCAGAATTTTAACCTTGGCAGGGCCCCTGActgactgtgtgaccttgggcaaatcaattagggcctcattttcagaggtccCGAGCACCCGTAGCTTACATGGACTGTAGCTGaggttgtgggtgctcagtacttctgaaaatggggTCTTAGGCCAGGtgggcctgggaaacaaaaaTAAGTGGATTCTGAAAAGCCCTGACCTGAGTGACTAGCCCGAGGCCACAAAAGAGAGTCAGTGTCCAAGCTGACTATATCCTAGGAATCTCTGGTGGCTCCTGGTATTGTGCTCATGGACCAGGCCTTGTTCCTTCCCTGCCATAAATAACATTACtgatattatttattacttacacaGAACTGTAAATGTGCATGTACGGTGCCTTACTGTACAGGTTACagattccctgccctgaagcacttaCAGTCTAGAATAGTTTAACATGTGTAACCCACTGGCCAGAGTGTGTTATGCATCCCCCTCTACGCCTCATTCGCAGAGGATGCGAGTCATACAGATCTTAGTTCTCTAGCTCTGGAGGTCCTGTCACcagtgtcagccaagatggcatCCATCACATTCATTCTCACTCTTTTTTTGTCCTGGGTAGGTGCGCAATGAGTTTTACAAGGACACTCAGGGTGTTGTCCTAGTGTATGATGTCGGACAGAAGGAgtcatttgatgcactggatggctggctggctgagatgAAGCAGGAGCTTGGACCTCATGGAAACATGGAAAACATTGTCTTTGTTGTCTGTGCCAACAAGGTAAAACATGCTGTGCTGACGAAAAGAGACAGGAATTCCTGGCTGCAGCATGTTGAGCAGCAACTGCTCTGAGCCTCTGGGAATGAGTTCGGAGTGCAAAGTGGTTGTTGGAACCTGCTAAGAGGTTAATCTGTGCACGACACACTAGTAGCCATGTTTGCAGGGTTTCCCAGCACCCTGATCTTGGGTCTTGCATGCAGATTCTGTTCATGATTTCAGAATCGTCATCTATTTcaattccctctcctccccctcaagAAAACGTAGGCTTCCTCCCAAGGCTGTTCTGGGAAGTCTATCACTGATGCCACCGTGAGacgttagaacaggagtcagtgCGTTTGGGATCCAGGCAACTACAGCTCTCTAGGTAGCCCTGTTGCGACTGCTGTACCGGGATATGTGGGATGTGTCCTTTCCCCGATTCCTTTTCTCTACTTTGTTCGGCTCAGATTGACTGCACCAAGCACCGCTGTGTGGATGAGAGTGAAGGGCGACTGTGGGCAGAAAGCCGGGGGTTTCTTTACTTTGAGACTTCAGCACAGACCGGAGAAGGAATCAATGAGATGTTCCAGGTAACATAACTGCAGTGAAAAGGATGCAGGCCCCATAGGTAATCTCCTTTTGTCAATAGAATGTTCACTAATTGCTGTGATCTATAGAATCTATTGACTGTTCATAATAAGGGCTGCATCGTGATAAAATTCCACCTTTCTGTTCTGAGTCCAGCATATTGGTAGCTCCTGTTTAGTAACAGCAATATTCAGAGTGAGAGGTCGATTTGGTTGTACGTTGAGGACTCCAGGCATGTGGTTCCATAGCTGACAGAGTAGAGAGGCTTTTCTGCCAGATGTTGTAGCATAGTACTAGCCATGTACTATAGGTAGGGGTGTCTTCTCTATTCTGGCAGGCAACAGAGCACCTCTGTTACAATGTTGCTTGGGTCAAGTTCTGCGGTTTGTGTCTACGCTCTTAAGAGCTTTGAGTGGATGCACCAAGAGTCATCAAGCCCTTGTCACAACCCGTGTTTCAATATACTCACAGTGGCCTTATTGCTCAGGTACATAAACTGGAGCTACTGGTTGTCGTTCAGAAAGGGGGGAAGCTTTCAGCTAATTCCTCTTTGCGTTTGCAGACCTTCTATTCCGCAATTGTTGATCTGTGCGACAATGGTGGGAAACGCCCCACATCAAGCATAAGCGTTGGGTTCACCAAAGAGCAGGCGGACACCATTCGGAGGATCCGCAACAGCAAGGACAGCTGGGACATGTTGGGAGTCAAACCTGGAGCCACAAGGTAAAGGATGCTTCAACGTTCTCCTAGTTGTCTTTGATTAACTGCTATTAGAgttagagagattttttttttaaggccagaagggaccgttacgatcatctagtctgactcctgcagaacacaggccaaagcacctcacccagtaatttctgcatcaagctcgtaacttctgtttgagctagagcagatctttagaAAGACGCTCaggcttcaagtgatggagaatccaccacagccctagGAAATTTGTTTAGTTTGAACTTCCAAACATTGGATCCAACGTTTAATCttaatctcttccccatgtaggtatttgtaGGCCACCATGATCAAGTAGTCTTAactttctcttggataaactaaatagatttgagtttctgaagtccttcgctataaggcaggtttttccAGACATCATATCATTTCTTCTGAACCCCTTTCAGTTTTCCATCATCCTCTTTTAAGGTGTGGAAACAATATTCCAACACTGGTCTCACTGATGGCGTTATCAGAGGTAATACCACCTCCTTTTCTTGCAAATCctcaatgaagatattgaatagcttTGGGGCAAACAggctcctgtgggaccccactcaaagCACCTCCCtacaatgatgattccccatttacaatatttttttgcAATCTACTAGTGAGTGTTTAATACATTTCATATGAgctacatttttcagagtagcagccgtgttagtctgtgtccgcaaaaagaacaggaggacttgtggcaccttagagactaacacatttatttgagcataagctttcatgagctacagctcacttcttcggatgcattcagtgggggaaaaaaaaaataatgaatgaa
This genomic window from Eretmochelys imbricata isolate rEreImb1 chromosome 3, rEreImb1.hap1, whole genome shotgun sequence contains:
- the DNAJC27 gene encoding dnaJ homolog subfamily C member 27 isoform X1, which encodes MEANLPKRKETRKSLRIKVISMGNAEVGKSCIIKRYCEKRFVPKYLATIGIDYGVTKVQIRDREIKVNIFDMAGHPFFYEVRNEFYKDTQGVVLVYDVGQKESFDALDGWLAEMKQELGPHGNMENIVFVVCANKIDCTKHRCVDESEGRLWAESRGFLYFETSAQTGEGINEMFQTFYSAIVDLCDNGGKRPTSSISVGFTKEQADTIRRIRNSKDSWDMLGVKPGATRDEVNKAYRKLAVLLHPDKCMAPGSEDAFKAVVNARTALLKTIK
- the DNAJC27 gene encoding dnaJ homolog subfamily C member 27 isoform X2, with translation MPCSPSALKEAADWLKSSTDVPSCIIKRYCEKRFVPKYLATIGIDYGVTKVQIRDREIKVNIFDMAGHPFFYEVRNEFYKDTQGVVLVYDVGQKESFDALDGWLAEMKQELGPHGNMENIVFVVCANKIDCTKHRCVDESEGRLWAESRGFLYFETSAQTGEGINEMFQTFYSAIVDLCDNGGKRPTSSISVGFTKEQADTIRRIRNSKDSWDMLGVKPGATRDEVNKAYRKLAVLLHPDKCMAPGSEDAFKAVVNARTALLKTIK